Part of the Syntrophales bacterium genome is shown below.
GGAATAAGATCCTTTAAAATCCTATGACACTGCGGCAACTGGTTTTTTTTCTTTGTCGAGCTTGCGCTTTTCTTCATCCCGGATCTCTCTCCGGAGCAGCTTGCCGACTTTTGATTTGGGGAGCATATCCCGGAATTCAATGTATTGCGGAATCTTGTAAGGGGCAAGCCTTTCGTGGCACCAACTGATAAGCTCGGCGCTGCCTATTCCCTTCGCATCTTCCTTTAAAACCACGATCGCCTTGATCCGCTCGCCCACTTTCGGATCAGGCACTCCGACGACGCATGCCCCCATCACGGTCGGATGGTCCTGAAGCGCCGCTTCGATCTCCGAGGCCGAAACCCGGTAAGCCTTATATTTGATGATATCCGCGGTCCTCTCCACAAACTCCAGTTCCCCGGACTCGGTTCTTTTAACGTAATCGCCGGTTCGATAGTAGGTTTCGCCGTCTATCTCGATATAGGAGTACTTTGTCTCTTCCGGCTTGTTCAAATATTCCTTTATTGGGTATAAGGACGTTACAAGCAGCTCGCCCAGCTCGCCAACAGGGAGCGGCGCAAGCGTTGTCCGATCCACAACGATCGATTTCCTTGTTTTCAGGGTCTTGCCGATGGTCGTGGGCGACGGCTCTTTGTCCAAGGGGCTGTAGCTTACGTGCCCTATCTCCGTTGAACCGTACACCTGGTACAGCGGAATGCCGTATTTTTCCTGCCATGTCCGGAAGACTTCCTGGGGCAGGACATCCCCGCCGCAATAGCAGTAGCGCAAGGAACTTAAATCATATTGATCAATCCTGTCATTTTCCAGAATCATGCGGTAGAGGGCGGGAACCCCCAGCATGCAGCGCACCTTATAATTCTCTATCGCCGAAAGTATCGAATCAACCTCGGGGAGCGGCATCAATACCACCGTATTGCCGAAGTTCAAGCCGAAAGCCATCGCAAACCCCTTGGCCATAATATGAAAGAGGGGGTTTACCATCAGCACCACGTCTGTTCCCTCTTCGACGAACCCTCCTGCTACATCCTCCATAATATCATTTATGTACGAAACCTCGCCGCTATGATTGCCCAGTACCCCTTTCGGAAATCCCGTCGTGCCGCCTGTGTACATGATATAAGAAAGGTCTTTCATCGGATCGATGGCAACGGCCGGCGGCTGGGGCCAGTCCTTCTTCATGATGTCGTTAAAAAAATAAATCTTTCCCCCTTTTTCCACGGCGCCCATCGGAATCTTGTCCAGCAGATGGCCAATCATCTTCTTCCACCAGGGGACAAGATCGACGAGGTTCGTAACGATGACGCGCTTAAGCCCGGCCCCTTCCATTACCTCTTTCACATATCCGAAGTTGGTATCTAAGCAGATGACGGATTCTATTCCTGCATCGAGCATCATGTATTTGATCTCGAAGGCGGTATAAATAGGGGAAACGGGGACAGTGATCGCCCCTATTTTGTTGATGGCGTAGTTGGCGATTATCCACTGGGGACAATTTGATATATAGAGCATCACCTTATCGCCCTTTTTCACCCCGAGGGCGGAAAGTCCCGCCGCAAATTTATCAACCATTCGCTCTAACAAACTGTAAGAAAATCGTTTTCCCAGGTAGATAAGGGCTGTGTTGCCAGGATGCTTCCGGCAGATCTCATAAAAACGCGAGAAGGCTAACTGGCTTTCAAAATTATCCATGGATTTTCCCCTCAAACGCCAAAATAGGCTGATTTTACGTCCGGATTATCGAGAAGTTCCGCGCCTGTGCCGGTAAGCACGCTGGAGCCGTTCTCGAGAATGTAGCCATTGTCGATAATGGGGATAACCGGACGGGCGTATTG
Proteins encoded:
- a CDS encoding acyl--CoA ligase; translated protein: MDNFESQLAFSRFYEICRKHPGNTALIYLGKRFSYSLLERMVDKFAAGLSALGVKKGDKVMLYISNCPQWIIANYAINKIGAITVPVSPIYTAFEIKYMMLDAGIESVICLDTNFGYVKEVMEGAGLKRVIVTNLVDLVPWWKKMIGHLLDKIPMGAVEKGGKIYFFNDIMKKDWPQPPAVAIDPMKDLSYIMYTGGTTGFPKGVLGNHSGEVSYINDIMEDVAGGFVEEGTDVVLMVNPLFHIMAKGFAMAFGLNFGNTVVLMPLPEVDSILSAIENYKVRCMLGVPALYRMILENDRIDQYDLSSLRYCYCGGDVLPQEVFRTWQEKYGIPLYQVYGSTEIGHVSYSPLDKEPSPTTIGKTLKTRKSIVVDRTTLAPLPVGELGELLVTSLYPIKEYLNKPEETKYSYIEIDGETYYRTGDYVKRTESGELEFVERTADIIKYKAYRVSASEIEAALQDHPTVMGACVVGVPDPKVGERIKAIVVLKEDAKGIGSAELISWCHERLAPYKIPQYIEFRDMLPKSKVGKLLRREIRDEEKRKLDKEKKPVAAVS